The following proteins come from a genomic window of Paenibacillus swuensis:
- a CDS encoding YlbF family regulator: MSIMEQQTLDMSALLMEAYNIGDLINASREVTEYLVSKQAIEASSGVQEAVKHFEKKKVLFEECERFGRFHPDFNRAMDEMKDAQDRLNQFAEVVRFKQAEKALDDLLHEVSTTIAYAVSESVKVPSNDPLPKGGGCSTGGGCSGKCS; encoded by the coding sequence ATGAGTATTATGGAACAACAAACGCTGGACATGTCCGCGTTGTTAATGGAAGCCTATAACATCGGCGACCTTATAAATGCATCACGTGAAGTAACCGAATACCTGGTCTCGAAGCAAGCCATTGAAGCTAGTTCCGGTGTGCAAGAGGCTGTGAAGCATTTCGAGAAGAAGAAGGTTTTATTTGAGGAATGCGAGCGGTTTGGCCGCTTTCATCCTGATTTCAACCGGGCGATGGATGAGATGAAAGACGCGCAGGATCGGTTGAATCAATTCGCGGAGGTTGTCAGGTTCAAGCAAGCTGAGAAAGCATTGGATGATCTGCTGCATGAAGTCTCGACGACGATCGCTTACGCGGTATCGGAGTCCGTCAAGGTGCCGAGCAACGATCCGCTGCCCAAGGGCGGCGGTTGCTCCACCGGCGGCGGCTGCAGCGGCAAGTGCAGCTAA
- a CDS encoding asparaginase — MVDTTGKVLQILGDPELVTYARSTAKLIQSIPVLESGAANAYKLNDREIAVLCASHSGEPFHVDAVHSILRKMGATDDQLQCGPHYPFNRAIANRMKETGIKPGRVHNNCSGKHTGMLILARHLGVSSTHYMDPAHPVQHAMLAAVADMCDTAVADVALGTDGCGVPVFGLPLSRLALAYARLGKPDGLPEPRAAACRRIMASIAGNPLYVAGTDRFDTRLIEVSQGRLIGKYGAEGVFLLSVPARGWGIAVKVEDGAERALYPAVLEALSQLGLLSADELAQLAEFRRPEQRNWAGTPVGFIEPVFRLRPRE, encoded by the coding sequence GTGGTGGACACGACGGGCAAGGTGCTCCAGATTCTTGGAGATCCCGAACTAGTAACCTACGCCCGCTCCACGGCCAAGTTGATTCAATCTATTCCCGTTCTTGAATCCGGGGCTGCAAACGCTTATAAGTTGAATGACCGGGAAATTGCTGTTCTGTGCGCCTCTCACAGCGGAGAACCTTTCCATGTGGACGCCGTTCATTCTATCTTACGCAAAATGGGTGCGACAGATGACCAACTTCAGTGCGGTCCCCATTATCCGTTTAACCGCGCCATCGCCAACCGAATGAAGGAAACGGGCATTAAACCTGGACGCGTGCATAATAATTGTTCCGGCAAACATACCGGGATGTTAATCCTTGCGCGTCATCTGGGGGTAAGCAGCACTCACTACATGGACCCCGCTCACCCGGTACAGCACGCCATGCTGGCTGCAGTCGCCGACATGTGCGACACGGCTGTAGCCGATGTCGCTCTCGGCACCGACGGCTGCGGCGTGCCGGTGTTCGGCCTGCCGCTGTCCCGGCTGGCCCTCGCCTACGCGCGTCTCGGCAAGCCGGACGGGCTGCCGGAGCCGCGCGCCGCCGCTTGCCGCCGGATTATGGCTAGCATCGCGGGGAACCCGCTGTACGTCGCCGGAACGGACCGCTTCGACACCCGACTGATCGAGGTGTCGCAAGGCCGCCTGATCGGCAAGTACGGAGCCGAAGGCGTGTTCCTGCTCAGCGTGCCCGCCCGCGGCTGGGGCATCGCGGTCAAGGTAGAGGACGGCGCCGAGCGCGCCCTCTACCCCGCCGTGCTGGAAGCGCTCAGCCAGCTGGGCTTGCTGAGCGCGGACGAGCTTGCGCAGCTGGCCGAGTTCCGCCGGCCCGAGCAGCGCAATTGGGCCGGAACACCGGTCGGTTTCATCGAACCGGTGTTCCGGCTGCGGCCGCGCGAGTAA
- a CDS encoding YlbG family protein — translation MFKERSALIVWVSDLKQAKNLERYGNIHYISKKMQYVVMYMNAAGLEDTTKAMQKLSFVKKIEPSMRGEIKTEYNSNVPDKTSFYSY, via the coding sequence ATGTTTAAAGAACGCTCGGCATTAATCGTTTGGGTCAGCGACTTGAAACAAGCGAAGAACCTGGAAAGATACGGCAACATTCATTATATTTCGAAGAAGATGCAGTATGTTGTTATGTATATGAATGCCGCAGGATTAGAGGATACAACAAAAGCGATGCAAAAGCTATCGTTTGTCAAAAAAATCGAGCCTTCCATGCGCGGCGAAATTAAAACAGAATATAACAGTAATGTTCCAGACAAGACATCATTTTACTCTTATTAA
- a CDS encoding selenium metabolism-associated LysR family transcriptional regulator, whose product MAMNFHQLHIFYTVAEKGSFSAAAAALHMTQPAVTMQVQSLEEYFGTKLFHRSTKRIELSEAGRTLIPYALNSINLMKDTEVAMSKFTHMLQGRLQLGASLTVGEYILPRLLGPFGKEYPNISVQMKVMNTAQILEEILRHQLNFGLVEAPVQHPDVKIEAVLNDELKLIVPSDHPLAAFEKVSVPQMMEHSFVLREQGSGTRQVMEEALQQQGMNPGDMKIVMELGSTGAVKSAVEAGLGITILSQSSVKHELALGLFKVIEVEDVRFMRKFYSIYLSSTILPISAVTFLTFLRERDLGQWL is encoded by the coding sequence TTGGCTATGAATTTTCATCAACTACATATATTTTATACCGTTGCGGAGAAAGGGAGCTTCTCCGCCGCAGCGGCTGCCTTGCATATGACTCAGCCTGCTGTGACGATGCAGGTGCAATCGCTTGAAGAGTATTTCGGTACGAAGCTGTTTCACCGCTCTACAAAGCGTATCGAGCTTTCCGAGGCGGGAAGAACACTGATTCCCTATGCTTTGAACAGCATAAACCTCATGAAGGATACGGAAGTAGCCATGTCGAAATTTACTCACATGCTGCAAGGACGCCTGCAACTTGGAGCTTCTCTTACAGTAGGTGAATATATTTTACCAAGATTGCTGGGACCTTTCGGTAAGGAGTATCCGAACATTTCCGTGCAGATGAAGGTCATGAATACAGCGCAGATTCTGGAGGAAATTTTAAGACATCAGTTAAATTTCGGACTTGTTGAGGCGCCGGTTCAGCATCCCGACGTGAAGATTGAAGCTGTGCTGAACGATGAGTTAAAGTTAATTGTACCCAGCGATCATCCGCTGGCCGCCTTTGAAAAGGTAAGTGTTCCCCAGATGATGGAGCACAGCTTTGTTCTTCGTGAACAAGGTTCAGGTACAAGGCAGGTCATGGAAGAAGCTCTGCAGCAACAGGGAATGAACCCCGGCGATATGAAGATCGTAATGGAACTGGGAAGCACCGGCGCCGTTAAATCTGCTGTTGAAGCGGGTTTAGGCATTACGATTTTGTCTCAGTCTTCCGTGAAACACGAGTTAGCCCTAGGGCTTTTCAAGGTGATTGAGGTTGAGGACGTCCGGTTTATGCGCAAATTTTATTCCATCTATCTAAGCTCCACGATATTACCCATCTCAGCGGTTACCTTCTTAACCTTCTTAAGGGAAAGAGATTTAGGGCAGTGGTTGTAA
- a CDS encoding PHP domain-containing protein, with protein sequence MMEASELVFHRADDQGADETLYGFADLHTHSTASDGTNAPADNVRLAKESGLSGISVTDHDTVAGVTEALEEGMRIGITVIPGVEISTVAQGRDIHILGYYMNIDDEKFLQRLSDLRRTRNLRNELMIEKLNQLGVMIRLEEVMARLTKAKADETVGRPHIAQVLIDKGYVATMEEAFDRYLGSQGLAYANPPRITPYEAIQWIREAGGRAVLAHPGLYNQDDLVTAIIKSGVDGLEVYHSDHSIQNEEKYAELAKAYQLIVTGGSDYHGERNGIVFHGALGSKRVPMSVVQQLKPPVSP encoded by the coding sequence ATGATGGAAGCTTCAGAACTTGTTTTCCACCGAGCAGACGATCAGGGTGCCGATGAAACATTATATGGTTTTGCGGATTTACATACGCACTCAACCGCTTCAGACGGCACAAATGCGCCGGCGGACAATGTCCGTCTGGCTAAAGAATCCGGATTGTCAGGTATTTCCGTTACGGATCATGACACGGTTGCGGGTGTAACCGAGGCGCTTGAAGAGGGTATGCGGATCGGCATCACCGTAATACCCGGCGTGGAGATTAGCACCGTTGCCCAAGGACGCGATATACATATCCTCGGATACTATATGAACATAGATGACGAGAAATTCCTACAACGTTTATCCGATCTGAGACGCACCCGAAATTTACGTAACGAGTTAATGATTGAAAAGTTGAATCAACTTGGCGTAATGATACGTCTGGAGGAAGTCATGGCGCGTTTGACCAAGGCTAAGGCGGATGAAACCGTTGGCCGCCCGCATATTGCTCAAGTATTGATAGATAAGGGGTATGTTGCCACGATGGAAGAGGCGTTTGATCGGTACCTGGGTTCTCAGGGCCTGGCCTATGCGAACCCGCCTCGTATTACTCCGTATGAGGCTATTCAATGGATTCGTGAAGCGGGCGGACGGGCTGTGCTGGCTCACCCGGGACTCTATAATCAGGACGATCTGGTTACAGCGATTATAAAGTCAGGTGTGGATGGGTTGGAAGTGTATCATTCCGACCATAGCATCCAGAACGAAGAGAAGTATGCAGAGCTTGCCAAGGCATATCAGCTTATCGTGACTGGAGGCTCTGATTATCACGGAGAGCGCAATGGAATCGTGTTCCATGGGGCGTTGGGTTCCAAGCGGGTCCCTATGTCGGTTGTGCAGCAGTTAAAACCACCAGTTTCACCATAA
- the galU gene encoding UTP--glucose-1-phosphate uridylyltransferase GalU, with protein MKIRKAIIPAAGLGTRFLPATKAQPKEMLPIVDKPAIQYIVEEAISSGIEDIIIVTGKNKRAIEDHFDKSFELEYILEEKRNYEMLEIVRGISSMVDIHYIRQKEQLGLGHAVLCAMSFIGDEPFAVLLGDDIIDSGTPCLKQMMDVYDSHHASVIAVQEVAAEEVHQYGVVAPDRPLTGKGQTSYISDLVEKPERGSAPSNFAVIGRYVIQPQIFEILERQQPGRGGEIQLTDALRTLNENQPILAYSFEGKRYDTGNKFGYIEATIEFALQRPELSEQLRSYLLKLTKDWKIEA; from the coding sequence ATGAAGATTCGCAAAGCTATTATCCCGGCAGCCGGTTTGGGAACCCGGTTTCTGCCCGCTACAAAGGCTCAACCGAAAGAGATGCTGCCGATCGTGGACAAGCCCGCGATCCAATATATCGTAGAGGAAGCTATCTCATCGGGAATCGAAGATATTATCATCGTAACAGGTAAGAACAAGCGTGCCATCGAGGATCACTTCGATAAATCCTTCGAGTTGGAATACATTCTGGAAGAAAAGCGTAATTATGAAATGCTGGAAATTGTGCGCGGGATCTCAAGTATGGTGGATATTCATTATATCCGCCAGAAAGAGCAGTTGGGATTGGGTCACGCGGTGCTGTGCGCAATGAGCTTTATCGGGGATGAACCCTTTGCCGTTCTGCTGGGAGATGATATTATCGACTCGGGTACACCATGTCTGAAGCAAATGATGGACGTCTACGACAGTCACCATGCTTCCGTTATTGCGGTACAAGAAGTCGCCGCCGAAGAAGTGCATCAATATGGTGTGGTTGCGCCGGATCGACCTCTTACGGGTAAAGGGCAAACATCCTATATCAGCGACTTGGTTGAAAAGCCGGAGCGGGGCTCGGCTCCATCCAATTTTGCCGTTATCGGACGTTATGTCATACAACCACAAATCTTTGAAATTCTGGAAAGACAACAGCCTGGGCGGGGCGGTGAAATTCAATTAACCGATGCTTTGCGCACATTAAATGAGAATCAACCGATTCTGGCGTACAGCTTTGAAGGCAAACGCTATGATACGGGTAATAAATTCGGCTATATCGAAGCGACAATCGAATTCGCTTTGCAACGGCCGGAGCTTTCTGAACAACTAAGATCTTATTTGCTTAAACTGACCAAGGATTGGAAAATAGAAGCTTAA
- a CDS encoding MerR family transcriptional regulator, translating to MNQRLYTIKEVSLRSGLSTQLIRKWEERYQAVKPERFPNGYRGYTPQHIDTLVWLKQRVDQGVPINLAVTEWQLENAQETESYPKDPVVESGLATTVSTSGLAQSGMRGEVAEYRKTLIRHLVNLDTASASGYFDRLLALHSMEFVLMNILQPVLVEIGELWEMNAISEYQEHFGSHFLRERLLAMKNMYQAEPDAPLIVTACGPRERHELGILFFGFFALQQGYQVVYLGASPSEKGILDCLEQFEPEAFTFSFSTKVLYDEAAPFLKKMDRSITELQLKTKVFIGGRVFTQDEAVNGTDHVYIVSGDGKESVRKVKRMLSLKE from the coding sequence ATGAACCAGCGCTTATACACAATTAAAGAGGTTTCATTGCGTTCGGGACTTTCCACTCAACTGATTCGGAAGTGGGAAGAACGTTATCAAGCGGTGAAACCTGAACGCTTTCCCAATGGGTACAGAGGGTATACGCCCCAGCATATTGATACTTTAGTTTGGCTTAAACAACGAGTAGACCAAGGGGTTCCGATTAATCTGGCGGTCACGGAATGGCAGTTGGAGAATGCGCAGGAAACGGAATCCTATCCCAAGGATCCCGTTGTGGAATCTGGTCTTGCGACAACCGTTTCTACCTCCGGGCTAGCTCAGTCCGGCATGAGAGGTGAGGTTGCCGAATACCGGAAAACATTAATCCGTCATTTGGTAAACCTCGATACCGCTTCAGCGTCCGGTTACTTCGATCGATTGCTGGCTCTGCACTCCATGGAATTTGTATTAATGAACATCCTTCAACCGGTTCTCGTCGAAATCGGGGAGTTATGGGAAATGAATGCCATTTCGGAGTATCAGGAGCATTTTGGCAGTCACTTTCTCAGGGAACGTCTATTGGCAATGAAGAATATGTATCAAGCTGAGCCCGATGCTCCGTTAATTGTTACGGCTTGCGGTCCCCGGGAGCGTCATGAGCTGGGTATTTTATTCTTTGGCTTCTTCGCCTTGCAGCAAGGGTACCAAGTGGTGTATCTCGGAGCTTCCCCTTCTGAGAAAGGCATTCTGGACTGCCTGGAGCAGTTTGAACCGGAGGCGTTCACGTTCAGCTTTTCCACGAAAGTGCTTTATGATGAAGCAGCACCTTTCCTGAAAAAGATGGACCGTTCCATTACAGAGCTGCAATTAAAGACGAAGGTGTTCATTGGCGGAAGAGTGTTTACTCAAGACGAAGCCGTTAACGGTACCGATCATGTGTATATCGTGAGCGGAGACGGGAAAGAATCCGTTCGTAAAGTGAAGAGGATGCTTTCCCTGAAAGAATAA
- a CDS encoding YdeI/OmpD-associated family protein yields the protein MTKHKDPLPVLLCESKQAWHQWLEHYGSTSQGVRLQIAKKKSGVITVSYDEALESALCYGWIDSQKEVCDEFTWLQRFTPRGKKSIWSKVNVDKAERLISEGLMRTAGLKTIEEAKLDGRWDKAYLSQSKATVPEDLAAALGNNPKAKAFFEGLNATNRYAILFRINNVKKQETRERKIQQFVTMLENGETIYS from the coding sequence ATGACTAAGCACAAAGATCCTTTGCCCGTTCTGTTATGTGAAAGCAAGCAGGCTTGGCACCAATGGTTGGAGCATTATGGCAGCACATCTCAAGGCGTCAGACTCCAGATCGCCAAGAAGAAATCCGGTGTAATTACCGTTTCTTATGATGAAGCATTGGAAAGCGCGTTGTGCTACGGATGGATCGACAGTCAGAAAGAAGTATGCGATGAGTTCACCTGGCTGCAACGATTTACTCCTCGGGGCAAGAAAAGTATCTGGTCCAAAGTGAATGTGGACAAAGCGGAGCGTCTGATCTCAGAAGGTCTCATGCGAACCGCCGGACTAAAAACGATTGAAGAAGCCAAATTAGACGGTCGATGGGACAAGGCTTATCTTTCCCAAAGCAAAGCAACGGTCCCCGAAGACTTAGCGGCTGCCCTGGGAAACAATCCCAAGGCCAAAGCTTTTTTTGAAGGACTAAATGCGACAAACCGCTACGCCATCCTGTTCCGAATCAACAATGTGAAGAAGCAGGAAACCCGGGAACGTAAAATTCAACAATTCGTAACCATGCTGGAGAACGGTGAAACCATTTACTCTTGA
- a CDS encoding Rqc2 family fibronectin-binding protein, with amino-acid sequence MALDGLVVRAIVHELQMCVGSRINKIHQPNPHEIIWQVRAQGANRKLLLSANPTYPRVHFTTGQYVNPMDAPMFCMLLRKYCESGIIEYVEQVEAERIIKIGVRQRDELGDLSVKTVVIELMGRHSNIILMDPATQLILDGIHHVTPAISSYRIVMPGSTYVSPPEQGKLNPYHVSSAEVTEALREAAEDKPEQGIVQRFSGLSPLVAREIVFRSGSESAEALGEAFASVMQSMGEHRYEPNLVEVSSSGKAVFSVVRLTHVTGETRTFETVSDCLEAFYGNKAERDTVKQRVSDLIRFLQNEKNKNDKKLEKLRETVEDARDADKFRILGELLTASLHTVKRGDKEIEVVNYYDEAQGSVRIALDPQLTPSDNAQRYFKKYNKGKNSLLVVGEQIENTRKENVYINALQQQLDNASLSDIDEIREELIEQGYIRDRNKKGKKKKKNDKPQLLCYTSSEGIPIYVGKNNTQNEYLTNRLASPSDTWLHTKDIPGSHVVIKSVSFGDSTLEEAAMLAVYYSQARESSQVPVDYTLIRHVRKPNGAKPGFVIFDNNKTVYMTASEEKIKQLAVAVK; translated from the coding sequence ATGGCATTGGATGGACTAGTGGTGCGCGCCATTGTGCATGAATTGCAGATGTGTGTCGGCAGCCGCATTAATAAAATACATCAACCTAACCCGCACGAAATCATATGGCAAGTCAGAGCTCAGGGAGCCAACCGGAAACTGCTCTTGTCCGCAAATCCCACTTACCCTCGGGTACATTTCACTACAGGTCAATATGTAAATCCTATGGATGCTCCGATGTTCTGCATGTTGCTTCGCAAATATTGCGAAAGCGGCATTATTGAATACGTAGAACAGGTAGAGGCGGAGCGAATTATCAAGATTGGGGTCAGGCAGCGGGATGAGCTGGGTGACCTCAGTGTAAAAACCGTCGTGATCGAGCTCATGGGACGCCACAGCAACATCATTCTCATGGACCCGGCCACCCAACTGATCTTAGACGGGATCCACCACGTAACCCCTGCGATTAGCTCCTATCGAATCGTGATGCCGGGAAGCACTTATGTTTCTCCTCCGGAACAGGGCAAGTTAAACCCTTATCATGTTTCCTCCGCTGAAGTTACGGAAGCGTTGCGTGAAGCTGCAGAGGACAAGCCGGAGCAAGGTATTGTACAACGGTTTAGCGGCCTTTCCCCTCTGGTTGCCCGTGAGATCGTGTTCAGAAGCGGCTCAGAGAGCGCGGAAGCGTTAGGCGAAGCCTTCGCAAGCGTTATGCAGTCCATGGGGGAGCACCGATATGAACCAAATTTAGTTGAAGTATCTTCAAGCGGCAAAGCTGTTTTTTCCGTCGTTCGTTTGACTCATGTGACTGGCGAAACAAGAACATTCGAGACCGTCAGCGATTGTCTGGAAGCTTTTTACGGCAATAAGGCGGAACGGGATACGGTTAAACAACGGGTATCGGATTTGATTCGTTTTTTGCAGAATGAAAAGAACAAGAATGACAAAAAGCTCGAGAAATTGCGCGAAACCGTGGAAGATGCCAGGGATGCGGATAAGTTCCGGATTTTGGGCGAACTGCTTACAGCCTCTCTGCATACCGTTAAACGCGGGGATAAAGAAATCGAAGTCGTCAACTACTACGATGAAGCTCAAGGCAGCGTCCGCATCGCATTGGACCCTCAATTAACACCGTCCGACAATGCCCAACGTTACTTCAAAAAGTACAACAAAGGTAAAAACAGCCTGCTTGTAGTCGGTGAGCAAATTGAAAATACACGCAAAGAAAATGTGTATATTAACGCACTGCAGCAGCAACTAGACAACGCTTCCTTGTCGGACATTGATGAAATTCGTGAAGAATTGATTGAGCAAGGATATATCCGGGATCGAAACAAGAAAGGCAAGAAAAAGAAGAAGAATGACAAGCCGCAATTGTTATGTTACACGTCAAGTGAAGGCATTCCGATTTATGTGGGCAAAAACAATACACAGAACGAATATTTGACAAATCGGCTGGCTTCACCTTCCGACACTTGGCTCCACACGAAGGATATTCCGGGCTCGCATGTTGTCATCAAAAGCGTGAGCTTTGGGGATTCCACATTGGAGGAGGCTGCCATGCTGGCTGTATATTACAGTCAGGCCAGAGAGTCCAGCCAGGTCCCCGTGGACTACACATTGATTCGACATGTTCGCAAACCGAACGGCGCTAAACCGGGTTTCGTTATTTTTGATAACAATAAAACAGTCTACATGACGGCCAGTGAAGAGAAAATCAAACAACTTGCTGTTGCCGTAAAATAA
- a CDS encoding calcium-translocating P-type ATPase, SERCA-type: MEGKKDYQLTPAEVLHAFSTDAEGGLSRQEAEDRQNIHGLNELSEGERVSPITLLLNQFKDFMVLVLMGATLISGLLGEYLDAITIIAIIVINGILGFVQEFRAERSLRALKELSAYTAKVMRDGRVEQVPANHLVPGDIVLLESGDRVPADVRFLETNSLYIEESALTGESVPVNKHIQPLAEGDIPLGDQRNCGFMGTMITRGTARAVVVRTGMGTEMGKIADLIQNTDGMETPLQHRLEQLGKILIFVALGLTVMVVVAGIMHGQPMYGMFLAGVSLAVAAIPEGLPAIVTIALALGVQRMIKRKAIVRKLPSVETLGCASVICSDKTGTLTQNKMTVTHLWIDGELAEVTGEGYVPQGHVLKQGKKADIQQDQTLRRLLQIAALCNNAVLSEAAPDESKKKRNKNETEEPRWQVNGDPTEGALIVLAAKQGVTAGALSGLYKRVAEFPFDSERKRMSVLVEHQGGRLVYTKGAPDVLLSQCAYVLWEGKITPLTPALKQKVLAANEGMARSALRVLGLAYRDLKSHDRVSTEDDVENGLIFVGLTGMIDPPRREVKDAIATCRRAGIKTVMITGDHQTTAEAIAGQLGMIPRGGLTLNGQQLANMSDEQLDNKVDEIYVYARVSPEHKLRIVKSLQRKGHVVAMTGDGVNDAPAIKAADIGIAMGITGTDVSKEASSLVLNDDNFATIVAAIEEGRSIYENIRKFIRYLLASNVGEILTMFIAMMVGLPLPLVPIQILWVNLVTDGLPAMALGVDQAENDLMQHKPRSAKENIFARRLGWKIISRGALIGVCTLAAFWLVLRENPDDKAQLVLSQTVAFATLVMAQLIHVFDCRSSRSIFHRNPFQNVYLVISVISSVLLLLGVVYIEQLQPIFKTTPLDWKHWVLVLIFAGIPTFLMGIGSLLSPSARKNKGMKINTKPMFR; this comes from the coding sequence ATGGAGGGAAAGAAGGACTATCAGTTAACTCCGGCAGAGGTGTTGCACGCGTTCAGCACCGATGCAGAGGGCGGGCTCTCAAGACAAGAGGCGGAGGATCGCCAGAATATCCATGGCTTGAATGAGCTGTCAGAAGGAGAACGTGTTTCACCCATCACATTACTTCTGAATCAATTTAAAGATTTCATGGTGCTCGTGTTGATGGGGGCTACCTTAATTTCGGGCTTGCTGGGTGAATATCTGGACGCCATCACCATTATCGCGATCATTGTCATTAACGGTATATTGGGATTCGTTCAGGAATTCCGGGCGGAACGCTCTTTACGCGCATTGAAAGAGCTGTCGGCGTATACCGCCAAAGTGATGCGTGACGGGCGTGTGGAACAGGTTCCGGCTAATCATCTCGTACCGGGGGACATTGTTCTGCTCGAAAGCGGAGATCGGGTTCCGGCGGATGTTCGTTTTCTGGAAACCAATTCGCTCTATATTGAGGAATCGGCTTTGACAGGCGAATCGGTTCCGGTTAATAAACACATTCAACCGTTGGCGGAGGGCGATATTCCACTGGGGGATCAACGGAACTGCGGTTTCATGGGAACGATGATTACCCGAGGGACGGCCAGGGCTGTTGTAGTCCGAACGGGTATGGGGACGGAAATGGGCAAAATCGCGGACCTTATCCAGAACACGGACGGGATGGAAACGCCGCTTCAGCACAGGCTTGAGCAGTTGGGCAAAATTCTGATCTTTGTCGCGCTCGGACTTACCGTGATGGTCGTTGTGGCCGGAATTATGCATGGTCAACCGATGTACGGCATGTTCCTTGCCGGTGTTTCGCTCGCGGTAGCCGCCATTCCGGAAGGGTTGCCGGCGATTGTGACGATCGCACTTGCCTTAGGGGTGCAGCGGATGATTAAACGCAAAGCCATCGTGCGCAAGCTTCCTTCGGTGGAAACGCTGGGCTGCGCGTCTGTCATATGCTCCGATAAGACCGGAACACTAACCCAGAACAAGATGACCGTAACACATTTGTGGATTGACGGGGAGTTGGCGGAGGTTACAGGGGAGGGTTACGTGCCCCAGGGTCATGTGCTCAAGCAAGGGAAGAAGGCTGATATTCAGCAGGATCAGACCTTAAGGCGGCTATTACAGATTGCTGCGTTATGTAACAATGCCGTGTTATCCGAAGCGGCACCGGATGAATCTAAGAAGAAGCGGAACAAGAACGAAACTGAAGAACCCCGTTGGCAGGTGAACGGCGATCCGACCGAAGGCGCCTTGATTGTTCTGGCTGCGAAGCAGGGGGTAACGGCCGGAGCCTTGAGCGGTTTGTACAAACGCGTAGCGGAATTCCCCTTTGATTCCGAGCGGAAAAGGATGTCCGTCTTGGTTGAACATCAAGGAGGTCGACTTGTTTATACGAAGGGAGCGCCAGATGTGCTGCTTTCCCAATGCGCCTACGTGCTTTGGGAAGGTAAGATCACACCGCTAACCCCTGCATTGAAACAAAAGGTATTGGCCGCGAACGAGGGTATGGCCCGTTCCGCTTTACGCGTACTGGGACTTGCGTATCGTGATCTTAAATCTCATGACCGGGTTTCTACGGAAGACGATGTCGAGAACGGCCTGATCTTCGTAGGTCTTACGGGAATGATTGATCCTCCGCGAAGAGAGGTGAAGGACGCAATCGCGACATGCCGGAGAGCAGGCATCAAGACGGTAATGATTACGGGGGACCACCAAACGACGGCGGAGGCCATTGCCGGTCAATTAGGCATGATTCCGCGCGGCGGGCTGACGCTAAACGGGCAACAGTTGGCCAACATGAGCGATGAGCAGCTGGATAATAAAGTGGATGAAATATACGTTTATGCCCGTGTTTCACCCGAGCATAAGCTGCGAATCGTGAAGTCGCTGCAACGAAAAGGCCATGTTGTCGCCATGACGGGGGACGGCGTGAACGACGCGCCGGCGATCAAGGCGGCGGATATCGGAATTGCGATGGGCATTACAGGAACGGATGTGTCCAAAGAGGCGTCTTCACTCGTTCTTAATGATGATAATTTTGCAACGATTGTAGCCGCTATTGAAGAAGGCCGCAGCATTTATGAAAATATTCGTAAATTCATCCGGTATTTGCTGGCTTCCAATGTAGGCGAGATTTTGACGATGTTCATCGCCATGATGGTCGGGTTGCCGCTGCCGCTTGTACCCATTCAAATTCTATGGGTCAATCTGGTAACGGACGGCTTACCGGCTATGGCGCTCGGCGTCGATCAGGCTGAGAATGATCTGATGCAGCATAAGCCGCGTTCGGCGAAAGAGAATATTTTTGCCCGGAGACTGGGATGGAAAATCATTTCACGCGGTGCCTTGATCGGGGTGTGTACACTGGCCGCATTCTGGCTTGTTCTACGTGAGAATCCGGATGATAAAGCGCAACTCGTGCTTTCCCAGACGGTCGCGTTCGCCACATTGGTCATGGCACAGCTGATTCACGTATTTGATTGCCGGAGCTCACGTTCCATCTTTCATCGCAATCCGTTCCAAAATGTGTATCTGGTTATTTCCGTTATTTCCTCCGTGCTTCTCCTGCTGGGCGTGGTGTATATTGAACAATTGCAGCCTATATTCAAAACAACACCGCTCGATTGGAAGCATTGGGTTCTTGTATTGATATTCGCGGGCATTCCTACATTCCTGATGGGTATCGGCAGTCTTCTGAGCCCTTCCGCCAGAAAGAACAAAGGGATGAAGATCAACACCAAACCGATGTTTCGGTAA